A window of the Lolium perenne isolate Kyuss_39 chromosome 7, Kyuss_2.0, whole genome shotgun sequence genome harbors these coding sequences:
- the LOC127315303 gene encoding galactoside 2-alpha-L-fucosyltransferase-like — protein sequence MKKASSAKVRRWSSVRNAVVVALVMTVTMPPILFIYSGHLDLDEPAVWIQSTVAGLGARRRVGEQKKYELLGGLLPPGLDDQSCDSRYQSVHYRKNMTRSPTPYLVMRLRQREILQRRCGPGTEPYTRASQRLRSGQKNVDAVDGCSYLVLLSHRGLGNRILATVSAFLYAMLTDRVLLVDRGKALGKLFCEPFPGTTWLLPLDFPLEGYKDLGEEAAESYENVTLGNNTGPASEHRFVYIHLDHAARAANRLAYCDDHLQFLHRVQWVFLRTDSYIAPSLFLNPVHQKELDRMFPRKDSVFYVLSRYLLHPTNGVWRMVTRFYDSYLKDADERLGIQIRVWDGDRPFQHILDQILACTAQEHLLPAPGVVASAGGAFAGARGRSKAVLTTGLNGWYHDSIQEMYRRSPPASGEVVSVHSHEEHQRFFQVEHDMKALAEMYLLSMTDQIVTTGWSTFGYVGAALGGLTPYIMMKPKNRVVPNPPCVRSMSMEPFNHGPPYFECTRKEYHKVFHTGNTVPHLQSCEDRPWGVKLTEPMAYKEA from the exons atgaagaaggcgtccagtGCCAAGGTCAGACGATGGAGCTCGGTGCGGAATGCCGTGGTGGTGGCCTTGGTCATGACCGTGACAATGCCACCCATCCTCTTCATCTACAGTGGTCACCTTGATCTCGATGAGCCGGCCGTGTGGATACAATCCACAGTGGCCGGCTTAGGAGCTCGACGACGAG TTGGAGAACAAAAGAAATACGAGCTTTTGGGTGGTCTGCTACCTCCAGGATTGGACGACCAGTCCTGCGACAGCCGATACCAGTCAGTGCACTACCGCAAGAACATGACGCGCTCGCCCACGCCGTATCTCGTCATGCGGCTGCGGCAGCGGGAGATTCTGCagcggcggtgcggcccaggcacCGAACCATACACGAGAGCCTCGCAACGGCTGAGATCCGGGCAAAAAAACGTGGACGCCGTCGACGGCTGCAGCTACCTGGTGTTGCTGTCTCACCGGGGCCTCGGCAACCGGATCCTCGCCACAGTCTCGGCATTCCTCTACGCCATGCTCACCGACCGCGTGCTGCTCGTCGACCGCGGGAAGGCCCTCGGCAAGCTCTTCTGCGAGCCTTTCCCAGGCACGACGTGGCTGCTGCCGCTCGACTTCCCGCTGGAGGGCTACAAGGACCTGGGCGAGGAGGCGGCGGAGAGCTACGAGAACGTGACACTGGGCAACAACACCGGCCCGGCGTCAGAGCACCGCTTCGTGTACATCCACCTCGACCACGCCGCCAGGGCGGCGAACAGGCTCGCGTACTGCGACGACCACCTGCAGTTCCTCCACCGGGTGCAGTGGGTGTTCCTGCGGACGGACAGCTACATCGCGCCGAGCTTGTTCCTCAACCCGGTGCACCAGAAGGAGCTGGACCGGATGTTCCCCCGCAAGGACTCCGTGTTCTACGTCCTCTCGCGCTACCTCCTCCACCCGACGAACGGAGTCTGGCGCATGGTCACACGGTTCTACGATTCTTACCTCAAGGACGCCGACGAGCGGCTGGGCATTCAGATCAGGGTCTGGGACGGCGACAGGCCGTTCCAGCACATCCTGGACCAGATCCTCGCTTGCACCGCGCAGGAGCATCTTCTGCCGGCGCCGGGGGTGGTGGCGAGCGCCGGAGGAGCGTTTGCAGGTGCGCGTGGGCGATCGAAGGCCGTCCTCACCACGGGCCTGAACGGGTGGTACCACGACAGCATCCAGGAGATGTATCGGCGGTCGCCACCCGCTAGCGGCGAGGTGGTCAGCGTGCACAGCCACGAGGAGCACCAGCGCTTCTTCCAGGTGGAGCACGACATGAAGGCGCTGGCCGAGATGTACCTGCTGAGCATGACGGACCAGATCGTCACCACTGGCTGGTCGACGTTCGGGTACGTCGGCGCCGCGCTTGGCGGGCTCACGCCCTACATCATGATGAAGCCGAAGAACCGGGTTGTGCCCAACCCGCCCTGCGTACGGTCCATGTCCATGGAGCCGTTCAATCATGGGCCACCGTACTTCGAATGCACCAGGAAAGAATACCATAAAGTCTTCCACACCGGTAATACGGTGCCCCATCTTCAGTCTTGCGAAGACAGACCTTGGGGAGTGAAACTCACTGAGCCCATGGCCTACAAGGAGGCGTAG